Genomic DNA from Corticium candelabrum chromosome 5, ooCorCand1.1, whole genome shotgun sequence:
ATGGGAatgtgcattgtccatgacagcacgtctgtttgttggacgaagcaactgacctgtaagtatgcAAGTCTGGAGACGCAGCTTTGCATCTTTGTTTAGCTAGAgaaatgcattggaaaccttagctgagacgcACGGCTTAGGCTAAAtctcagtatgcaaaacattatcacatgatgagatatgtgattacatacaccagtcaagggtttagcactgtaatgtgcttctctattcatttaaTCAGTTGTGATGTGCTGTTGATTATGGAATTTTAACTTAAGTGAAACTAATAATCCTACAGGTACTAACACCAAGTATACACTAACATCATGGACATTTAGACAGATCTGGTTTGAGCAAAAATACGTAACAAATGGTAAGACATATGATGTTGGGAAGGTTCACTGATTCACTGTATCATGACAAGGACAGCACTTTTGAAATTTGAACTTCCAAAGCTTCTAGAGCTTCTAGTGAACCACTATATTGTTGGAGGTATGGTGTTGTAGTACATGGGGAAGGTAGGGAAATGGTGTGTTTGGTAATTCTAATAACTCTAGTCCAAAACTGTTTCGAAGCAAACTAACGTAAATTTGTACGAGCAGAAGTTATTTGGTTCCTTGGGGCCATAGCTCTTGTATGTGATAAGCACATATGGCAGGTGCTTGTACATACACATCGACACTTCGAATGGACAGGTTTGGCTTATTACAAAATTATAACTATGACACTTTTGTTTATCAGTAGCTGTGTAGTTTTTGATTTGTTAATTGTTGGAAATGAATTCAGTCATGATAATGTGATTTGTTGTAGGTCATCTTACTTGGATTATCAGAAGGATGTCAAGTTGACCTGGAGTTGGATGCCGTTGTATCGTTTTGAGATGCCTAAATGGGAATTATGGAATGAGACCAGGTGTCCGCTAAATGCCCAGTTTTATGCAAACTGGCTCTATGGCATTCTCAATCTATCAAATGCAACAGGAGGTGAGGACATTATGTCTTAGTGTTCCAATAGGCACATTTAAGAGACAAATTGGTTTTAATTTGCAACTTTCAGGATTCACAGTCTAACCATTGTGTAACTCTATGGTCACATGCACGTACTGTGCAGTATGAACAGTTCATCTATAATATTGGCATCTGAAATATTAATCTATATTGGCTGGAAGCACATTCGAACTGCTACCGtattttctttttgtttcaTTTGGGCCATTACCTCCTACAAGTTGTGAAGAAATTAATGCACTTATCATTCTTTTTTGTCAGCGTCTACTGTTAATGACATCGTGGACTATTATATTCTTCTAAATACAAGCCTGAACAAATTGAAGCATTGATGGATTTGATTCAAACTGCTTTGCAGCTTTTGTAATAAAATACTCTGACTGAACAGAAGGCTCGCCCTAATTAGTATCACTTGCAGGGATGGAATTAGGTTGAACAGTAGTACAGGTGCCTACTACGTACTAGAGTGCATGCTAGTATGTCTTAGCAGAAGTGGACAAGTGAAACAACTCGCCTCTGTCCAGCATCCAGTCAAGCATATGAAACAGATGGATGGTAGACTTTAGGTTTTCTATTGCTACACAACATAGATTATCTCATTCCAACATTTAATTGAAGCCCTGTGGCTTATCATGGACAGAAACTGTATTTAGGTACATAGATCTAATAATATATAGTACACTGTATATGCGCATCTACCACCCACTCTACCACACTATTAACATGAGTTGGATTAATTTTAGTGCTTGGTTCACATCAGAAACACTAATGGGCCCTTCCAATTACTGAGTTAGTGTTTTGCTCTTGAGATATATGTAGCTATCAGACAACAAGTATTACAGCAGTGTAGCTTTCAAAGGCCAATAGCTTTCTGTTTGGGCTATATGACTTTGTTGTAATATCAGTGGAAAAGATGACGTACGAGTGTCTACGTAGTCATCtatcaatgtttgtgtttgtcttcagCACCAATCTACACTTCCTTCCCATACTTTTTGGATGCTGATCCAGAAATCAGGAGAAACATAAGTGGACTGAGAGAAGGCGATCCTGAATCAGATTCGTCTTTTCTAGACATCGAACCGGTGTGAAATTTCCCTTCTCTCTAATAGTGAGATTTACTACTATAATGGCTGTCTGATCTGCAGATCACTGGATTGGTCATGAGATTCCAGAAGCAAGTGCAAGTAAATGCAAGGGTACAGCAATATAATACAACAGGTGGAGATTACCCTAATTGGAGGTCAGCTtcagtttaattaagtgtgcTATGTGCAACGATGTCAATCCCGAACAATAGAAACATTGTTGCCTGCAGTCTGGATTTGATGTGGTAGCTCTATGGAACAAACTTGTCAACATGAGACACACATTTCATTTGGACTACTACACTGTAGTAGCGTGAATTGCATGATGTTATTCGTACAGCTGCAGTACGGTCAtcctgttctgttgtgtataaCAACTTCTTGTATTACAGTCAAACGTCTTACATACATGATGCGCTTATCCCAGTTTTCTATGTTAATGAGGTGACAACTTCAGTGAGAACTTGGTGGAGTCATTAATCAAATTTGTGTTTTATGCCAGACTGCTACTGCTGATTATTCTCATGTAAATCTCGTTGCCAATGGTATTCCTTGGGGAGCTACAGCACTTGGAGGTATGCCTTATAACCAATCATAACGACTCCTTTCTAGGCGTTTGTATCTTTTGGCTTGGGCAcactgaattaattaagtggctTTTGTCATAAACAAATTTAACTTGTGCTGCCAAAATTATGTATGTGCCTAGTTAAATGAGTTTATTACTTAAGAAATTCTGTGACAGTTGTGATTATTTAAATCTAATTTAATCatcataaacaaaaaaatgtttCTATCTTTGAATATTGCCTTTTTGTATatttgcaatttgtttgtatggGAATTCAAACTAGATGCATAGGCTGTTGTTGAGTGAAAAAATGATGCACCCACTGCTGGTGCTCTACATCTAAATTGTAGTTAGTCACTTGTAGCCAGTCCCTACTGTTTCCAGCAAGTGCAAGACATGCAGAAGAGATCACAAGTACGAGAGAGCACTTCCAACAGCCTTTTACGTCAAAAGCCTGTGACTGGTGGTCATTTCTGATCTTGATAGCACATACATTGCCTAGCATAAGTCTGGATGCAGAGAGGTCACTTTCTATACTGAAGGCTGGATTAAAACTTATGCATGGTCAGGTTTGGCAGAGGAGCTTGTTACACATCCATTAGTAAGGACCACAGTTCACGGAAAGAATAGCACTAAACAAGAATATTCTATATGTCAAATATATCTATACCTCAGGATATTGTATGCCATCATTGTATGCCATCACACCAAGGGTCATAATCCCTCCTGAACCAGGCACGGTCTGTGGATAATCATTTGTTTCAAACATCCCGGATCTGCATCTAATGCATGCTTTTTGTGGTTAAGGAATGTTTAGGCGTATCAATATTTTGCCGTTTAAATGTACCTGTAATTCATCTACCAGCATTAAATTTGTCTTGCAGGAATCATTGTTATCATATGTGTTGTTCTGCTACTTGTTTGGACTTGTGGCCGTCCACATGGGTACAAAGAGCTGGCACAAGTGTCACAGAAGAAATAGACTGTGAAGATAGAAGTACTCAGTAGTTATTGTAGTTGACTTTCGAATTTGATTACAAGCATGATGAGCTCTGTCTAAGAAAATGGAGTTGCCTTTAGTAGCAATAGTAAGTAGCCTAGTGCAATGCTCAGCTATAGAATGATAACCACACTTGAATTCTTAATCaattctttctgttgtctcaAAATACTAGTTTTCATGCAGACACACTATTAGTCACAGTCTAATGTACCTACCTGcagacactcaaacaaacaatcacttCAGACACTGAAGAAAGCGTATGAAACTTCATCTGGCAGTTTGCTTATTTCACTTCACGTTTGCCTACCATCCTAGTCATATACTATAACGATAGAATTGGCATCTTGATGAGAGCATTAACTATCTGTGCTGCCGACTCAACACAGCCATCAAAATTCGAGTGGTTGAATCCATCACCACCAAACAGCAGTGGTGGAGACTGACCTATTGTGACATATCCGGGTATGCCAGAATATGATTGCTTCACTTGAGAATATCGCCATCGATGACACCTACTCCAAGTAGGTTTTGGCAGCCACGAAAACAACATTTGTACTCGGTCTATCAAAGTTTCTTCCACTTTTGCTCGTTCTTCTTCTAAATGTTCCACTGCAAAAGGAACACTAGAATGCACTAGGAGTGAGTGAGGACCTCCAGACTGAGGATTCCGTTTTCTCGAGTCCCAGCACACAAAACGAATTGCATCGTTACCGCACACATATTTAGCAGTCCAAGGGACAGGAATCTCAAAATCTGACTCAAAGTGTAATGCAACAGCATATCTCGACGAATAGTGCACACACTCGAGATTTTTCTTTAGAATCGGTTTCTTATCAAGCAGCTCCAAAACACCATCAAGAGCGAGAGCCTATTACGGCATAGCACACCGATTACTTTAAAACCACAAGATGCCCTGCATGTATGTACCTGTGGTACTGGTATAGTGATCACCACTGCATTATAAGATGCAACATAGCCGTTTTCGGACTCGAGAGTTAACGTCTTGATCATACCATCATCTGCCACTGACAGCTTTTCAAGACGAGTGTTATACAAAACACTGTAGCCTGAAGGTATATGATCAGTCAAACGATCGTCTCATTATTCAAAACATTTACCTACTGTAGTTGCAATCTGACCTGATGCCGCTACACAGTAGTTGACAATGCTATCCATTCTTTTAGGGGCAACGAAATTTTTTGCCTTGTCACTACGGCTTTCACCTTCAATGACACCACAAAATGGCACTAGAATACCATGATCCAAAAGTTCAGAGTAAAACCTATCACGTAATGTTACTTTAAAGGCCTCACAAATAGtttctaaaaattaattaattattttattaattaaattaaagcaTACTTTTAGGTCTATATAGGATGCCAttacatcaattaattaattattagagcCTTTAATTATGAAATTATATAGACAAAAGTCAATTGTACAATCAAACCTCGTTCTTTGCAATAATCTCTCCGCATCCTTGATCACACGGTTGAAGTCGTCGTGCATTATAAACACAAGTACTGACGTGACTCTGCAAAGCATCCAAACTCAATAGCTCCGAACATCCCTCGTCAACAAAGTCGCAGGTTATTATCATTCGACCAAGAAGGTTGCGAAGAAGCCTAGAAGCCGGCAATAAGTCTTTTTCGGACACTTCCTTGCAGTCCTGAGGACAAGTGCGCTTtctcttcagccattctcgtATACAGTCATTGCAGTAACTGTGTTCGCACTGTTGAATTTGAACGGGATCTTCTAATACGCTCTGACAGATGGAGCATATAAGTTCTTCGTCGACAACGCCCTGAAAACGGTGGATGTCAAACCCCATCAACAAAGTCAACACATACGGGTCTTTCAAACTAGGCGcctattttaatttaattagtttaaattatttataagcCTGTGAGTTCAGTTTTGTTCAACTATCGtcaaatgttgttttgatataaaaattaattaactaattaagattaattaattaggattTTAGTAGTCAGTTGACACTAACAACTTGTACAACTGCGCGAGGTATCTTGACTCCAAGGTCTGTAGAATGGCTGACAAGTTGAAGCAAATTGCTTGGTCTGCTATTGACAACTCTGCCATTGGATTGCAAAGTTTGAGTGAAAAGATATGGTTGAACCCTGAACTGTGTTTTGAAGAACATGAAGCTCACGATGTTTTGACTCGTTTCCTAAGAGACAAAGGATTCGAAGTCGATGAGCAGTACACTTTGAAAACAGCTTTCAGAGCAAGAGCAGGAGCCGACGATGGTGTTAACGTGGCAGTGATTTGTGAATACGACGCCCTTCCAAACATAGGACATGCTTGTGGCCATAATCTGATTGCAGAGGCAGGTACAGTGG
This window encodes:
- the LOC134179852 gene encoding renalase-like, whose protein sequence is MDSIVNYCVAASGYSVLYNTRLEKLSVADDGMIKTLTLESENGYVASYNAVVITIPVPQALALDGVLELLDKKPILKKNLECVHYSSRYAVALHFESDFEIPVPWTAKYVCGNDAIRFVCWDSRKRNPQSGGPHSLLVHSSVPFAVEHLEEERAKVEETLIDRVQMLFSWLPKPTWSRCHRWRYSQVKQSYSGIPGYVTIGQSPPLLFGGDGFNHSNFDGCVESAAQIVNALIKMPILSL
- the LOC134179285 gene encoding E3 ubiquitin-protein ligase NRDP1-like — translated: MGFDIHRFQGVVDEELICSICQSVLEDPVQIQQCEHSYCNDCIREWLKRKRTCPQDCKEVSEKDLLPASRLLRNLLGRMIITCDFVDEGCSELLSLDALQSHVSTCVYNARRLQPCDQGCGEIIAKNEV